The proteins below are encoded in one region of Chitinophagaceae bacterium:
- a CDS encoding ABC transporter permease subunit, protein MLKMLLGNPFEFPEVFRTTAFASSLFVLIPAILVIMLITNEYTYKTNRQNVIDGWSRNEFLIAKFLNVVIISMIVIALYVIVTLSIGFSTTGPDVKINSSWHIILHFIVFRYLLNYHLHSSLASLLKERSLPWGYLSFIKLLLKISGPNC, encoded by the coding sequence ATGCTGAAGATGCTTCTTGGGAATCCGTTTGAATTTCCGGAAGTATTCCGAACAACAGCGTTTGCTTCTTCCCTGTTTGTATTAATACCTGCCATTCTTGTGATTATGCTCATTACCAATGAATATACCTACAAAACAAACCGCCAAAATGTAATCGATGGCTGGAGCAGGAATGAATTTTTGATTGCCAAGTTTTTGAACGTAGTAATTATTTCAATGATTGTAATTGCACTTTATGTCATTGTAACGCTTTCAATTGGTTTCAGCACAACCGGGCCTGATGTAAAGATAAATTCCAGCTGGCACATTATACTGCACTTTATAGTCTTCAGGTATTTGCTCAATTATCATTTGCATTCCTCCTTGGCCTCGTTATTAAAAGAGCGTTCATTGCCCTGGGGGTATTTATCTTTTATAAAGTTATTGTTGAAAATATCGGGGCCCAATTGCTGA